One window of Saimiri boliviensis isolate mSaiBol1 chromosome 4, mSaiBol1.pri, whole genome shotgun sequence genomic DNA carries:
- the LOC141584365 gene encoding LOW QUALITY PROTEIN: HLA class I histocompatibility antigen, B alpha chain-like (The sequence of the model RefSeq protein was modified relative to this genomic sequence to represent the inferred CDS: substituted 1 base at 1 genomic stop codon): MAPRTLLLLLSGALALTETRAGSHSLRYFYTSVSRPGRGEPRFISVGYVDDTQFVRFDSDAAIPREEPRAAWVEQEEPEYSEKNTRIYKDTAQTDRRSLRNLRGYYNQSEAGSHTYQRMYGCDLGPDGRLLRGYNQYAYDGKDYIALNEDLRSWTAADTAAQITQRKWEAANAAEQDRAYLEGTCVEWLRRYLENGKETLQRAEPPKTHVSHHPISDHEATLRCWALGFYPAEITLTWHRDGEDQTQDMELVETRPAGDGNFQKWAAVVVPSGEEQRYTCLVXHEGLPEPLTLRWEPSSQPTIPIVGIIAGLVVLGAVVTGAVIAAVMWRKKSSDKKGGSYSQTANSDSAQGSDVSLTACKGIM, encoded by the exons ATGGCGCCCCgaaccctcctcctgctgctctcgggGGCCCTGGCCCTGACCGAGACCCGGGCGG GCTCCCACTCCCTGAGGTATTTCTACACCTCCGTGTCCCGGCCCGGCCGCGGGGAGCCCCGCTTCATCTCCGTGGGCTACGTGGACGACACGCAGTTCGTGCGGTTCGACAGCGACGCCGCGATTCCGAGAGAGGAGCCGCGGGCGGCGTGGGTGGAGCAGGAGGAGCCGGAGTACTCGGAGAAGAACACACGGATCTACAAGGACACCGCACAGACTGACCGAAGGAGCCTGCGGAACCTGCGCGGCTACTACAACCAGAGCGAGGCCG ggtcTCACACCTACCAGAGGATGTACGGCTGCGACCTGGGGCCGGACGGGCGCCTCCTCCGCGGGTATAACCAGTACGCCTACGACGGCAAGGACTACATCGCCCTGAACGAGGACCTGCGCTCCTGGACGGCCGCGGACACGGCGGCTCAGATCACCCAGCGCAAGTGGGAGGCGGCCAATGCGGCAGAGCAAGACAGAGCCTACCTGGAGGGCACGTGCGTGGAGTGGCTCCGCAGATACCTGGAGAACGGGAAGGAGACGCTGCAGCGCGCGG AGCCCCCCAAGacacacgtgagccaccaccccatcTCTGACCATGAGGCCACCCtgaggtgctgggccctgggcttcTACCCTGCGGAGATCACACTGACCTGGCATCGAGATGGGGAGGACCAGACCCAGGACATGGAGCTTGTGGAGACCAGGCCCGCAGGGGATGGAAACTTCCAGAAGTGGGCGGCTGTGGTGGTGCCTTCTGGAGAGGAGCAGAGATACACGTGCCTTGTGTAGCATGAGGGGCTGCCTGAGCCCCTCACCCTGAGATGGG aGCCGTCTTCCCAGCCCACCATCCCCATCGTGGGCATCATTGCTGGCCTGGTTGTCCTTGGAGCTGTAGTCACTGGAGCTGTGATCGCTGCTGTGATGTGGAGGAAGAAGAGCTCAG ataaaaaaggaggaagctaCTCTCAGACTGCAA ACAGCGACAGTGCCCAAGGCTCTGATGTGTCTCTCACGGCTTGTAAAG GCATAatgtga